In the Sarcophilus harrisii chromosome 3, mSarHar1.11, whole genome shotgun sequence genome, one interval contains:
- the SNIP1 gene encoding smad nuclear-interacting protein 1 encodes MKEAKPERERRQRRRRRRREDEDEPGEAAGEEVLVPDLSLVKQERRSPTPASRSHRPRPRARRGSSGSPSPAPEEEAPLPAPASAAAPRARSARASGDRAGSGSRSPTKRKNKSFGRRSRSPRSKRSRSPHHPVVKVKQERESENQTRRGRDERQHREQSEQEHRRERNGDRDRHHSHSNQRKTISERPSGGRNRDAQNLQEQEAEREFYNARRRERRQKKDVGGSSDENQEIVLQPAGGHSKGKDPPNKEKPSFELSGALLEDTNMFRGVVIKYSEPPEARIPKKRWRLYPFKNDEVLPVMYIHRQSAYLLGRHRRIADIPIDHPSCSKQHAVFQYRLVEYTRADGTVGRRVRPYIIDLGSGNGTFLNNQRIEPQRYYELKEKDVLKFGFSSREYVLLHESSDTSEVDRKEDEDEEEEEMISDS; translated from the exons ATGAAGGAGGCGAAGCCCGAGCGGGAGCGGAGGCAGCGgcgccggcggcggcggcgggaggaCGAGGACGAGCCGGGGGAAGCGGCGGGGGAGGAAGTGCTGGTGCCGGATCTGTCGCTGGTGAAGCAGGAGCGGCGCAGCCCGACGCCTGCGTCCCGCTCTCAccggccccggccccgggccCGGCGCGGTTCCTCGGGGAGTCCGAGCCCGGCGCCGGAGGAGGAGGCGCCCCTGCCGGCCCCGGCCTCGGCCGCAGCCCCACGAGCCCGCAGCGCTCGCGCCTCCGGCGACCGCGCTGGCAGCGGCAGCAG ATCACctaccaaaaggaaaaacaagtccTTTGGGAGAAGAAGCAGATCTCCTCGAAGTAAGAGAAGCCGTAGCCCTCATCATCCTGTAGTCAAGGTGAAGCAG GAACGGGAAAGTGAAAATCAAACTCgaagaggaagagatgaaaggCAACACAGGGAGCAGTCAGAACAAGAACACAGGCGGGAGAGAAATGGTGACCGGGACAGACACCATAGCCATTCTAACCAGAGGAAGACCATTAGTGAGAGGCCTAGTGGTGGGCGGAACCGAGATGCCCAGAATCTACAGGAACAAGAAGCAGAAAGAGAGTTTTATAATGCTCGACGACGGGAGCGTCGCCAGAAAAAAGATGTGGGTGGCAGCAGTGATGAGAATCAGGAGATTGTTCTGCAGCCTGCTGGTGGCCATAGTAAGGGAAAAGATCCACCGAATAAAGAGAAACCCAGCTTTGAACTGTCGGGGGCACTCCTTGAGGATACCAACATGTTTCGAGGTGTGGTGATAAAGTATAGTGAGCCTCCAGAAGCACGGATCCCAAAGAAACGCTGGCGTCTTTATCCCTTTAAGAATGATGAGGTTCTTCCTGTCATGTACATCCACAGACAAAGTGCTTATCTTCTGGGCCGACATCGGCGGATTGCAGATATTCCTATTGATCATCCCTCCTGTTCAAAGCAGCATGCAGTATTTCAGTATCG GCTTGTAGAATACACACGTGCTGATGGAACAGTTGGCCGAAGGGTAAGGCCATATATCATTGACCTTGGTTCAGGCAATGGGACCTTCTTGAACAACCAGCGTATTGAGCCACAGCGTTACTATGAACTAAAGGAGAAGGATGTGCTCAAATTTGGGTTTAGTAGCAGGGAATATGTACTGCTTCATGAGTCTTCAGACACCTCTGAGGTGGatagaaaagaagatgaagatgaggaggaggaggagatgatatCTGACAGCTAG
- the DNALI1 gene encoding axonemal dynein light intermediate polypeptide 1, whose amino-acid sequence MIPPVDSLLKYDTPVLVSRNTEKRSPKARPLKVSPQQPVVTGPIPQPPKSKAIPSTSTAPDPSKQAEEILNSILPPREWVEDTQLWIQQVSSTPSTRMDVVHLQEQLDLKLQQRQARETGICPVRRELYSQCFDELIREVTINCAERGLLLLRVRDEIRMTIAAYQTLYESSVAFGMRKALQAEQGKSDMERRIADLETEKKDLERQVNEQKAKCEATEKREIERRQVEEKKHNEEIQFLKRTNQQLKAQLEGIIAPKK is encoded by the exons ATGATTCCCCCAGTTGACTCTCTGCTCAAGTATGACACCCCGGTGCTAGTGAGCCGGAACACAGAGAAGCGGAGCCCCAAG GCCCGTCCCCTGAAGGTCAGCCCCCAGCAGCCAGTGGTTACAGGGCCAATCCCACAGCCACCTAAAAGCAAGGCCATCCCTTCTACCTCTACTGCCCCAGACCCCTCCAAGCAGGCGGAAGAGATTCTGAACTCCATCTTGCCACCCAG AGAATGGGTGGAAGACACTCAACTATGGATCCAGCAGGTGTCCAGCACCCCCAGCACCAGGATGGATGTGGTGCATCTTCAGGAGCAGCTGGACTTGAAGCTGCAGCAGCGACAGGCTCGGGAGACTGGAATCTGCCCAGTGCGCAGGGAGCTGTACTCCCAGTGCTTCG ATGAGCTGATCAGAGAAGTGACCATAAACTGCGCCGAGCGGGGCTTGTTGCTGCTCCGAGTCCGAGATGAGATCCGCATGACCATTGCAGCGTATCAGACCCTGTACGAAAGCAGTGTGGCCTTTGGTATGAGGAAGGCGCTCCAAGCCGAGCAAGGGAAGTCCGACATGGAGAGGAGG ATTGcagatttggagacagaaaagaaagatttggagagGCAAGTGAATGAACAGAAGGCCAAGTGTGAGGCCACTGAGAAGCGGGAGATTGAGAGGAGGCAGGTAGAAGAGAAGAAGCACAATGAAGAGATTCAGTTCCTGAAGCGCACCAATCAGCAACTGAAG